The Pseudomonas eucalypticola genome has a window encoding:
- a CDS encoding peptidase U32 family protein, translated as MSLPKHHLELLSPARDVEIAREAILHGADAIYIGGPSFGARHNACNEVADIAKLVEFARRYHARVFTTINTILHDDELEPARKLIHQLYDAGVDALIVQDLGVMELDIPPIELHASTQTDIRTLARAKFLDQAGFSQLVLARELNLQEIRAIADETDAAIEFFIHGALCVAFSGQCNISHAQNGRSANRGDCSQACRLPYTLKDDQGRVVAFEKHLLSMKDNNQSENLRALVEAGVRSFKIEGRYKDMGYVKNITAYYRQRLDDILEGRPDLARASSGRTAHFFVPDPDKTFHRGSTDYFVTDRKVDIGAFDTPTFTGLAVGVVEKVGKRDLLVVTHEPLTNGDGLNVQIKREVVGFRANIAEPKGEFEEDGEKRYRYRVEPNEMPADLYKARPNHPLNRNLDHNWQQALQKTSAERRIGLAWKAQLREQRLELTATSEEGICASVALDGPFGTANKPDQALEQLHDLLGQLGTTPYHATDIKLDAPQAYFIPNSQLKALRREVIDALTAARVAAHPRGGRKPETDPAPVYPESHLSFLANVYNQKARDFYHRHGVKLIDAAYEAHEEPGEVPVMITKHCLRFSFNLCPKQAKGVTGVRTKVAPMQLIHGDEVLTLKFDCKPCEMHVIGKMKGHILDLAPPGSKKSVVGHITPEDLLKTIPRAPH; from the coding sequence ATGTCCCTACCCAAGCACCACCTGGAATTGCTCAGCCCTGCCCGTGATGTGGAGATCGCCCGCGAGGCCATCCTGCACGGCGCCGACGCCATCTACATCGGCGGCCCCAGCTTTGGCGCGCGGCACAACGCCTGCAACGAAGTGGCCGATATCGCCAAGCTGGTGGAGTTTGCTCGCCGCTACCACGCCCGGGTGTTCACCACCATCAACACCATCCTTCACGATGACGAGCTGGAACCGGCGCGCAAGCTGATCCACCAGCTGTACGACGCGGGTGTCGACGCCCTCATCGTCCAGGACCTGGGCGTGATGGAGCTCGACATTCCACCGATCGAGCTGCACGCCAGCACCCAGACCGACATCCGCACCCTGGCCCGGGCCAAGTTCCTCGACCAGGCCGGGTTTTCCCAGCTGGTACTGGCCCGCGAGCTGAACCTGCAGGAAATCCGCGCCATCGCCGATGAGACCGACGCCGCCATCGAGTTCTTCATCCACGGTGCCCTGTGCGTGGCGTTCTCCGGGCAGTGCAACATTTCCCATGCCCAGAACGGCCGCAGTGCCAACCGTGGCGACTGCTCCCAGGCATGCCGCCTGCCGTACACCCTCAAGGATGACCAGGGCCGAGTGGTCGCTTTCGAAAAGCACCTGCTGTCGATGAAAGACAACAACCAGAGCGAAAACCTGCGCGCCCTGGTCGAGGCCGGGGTGCGTTCGTTCAAGATCGAAGGCCGCTACAAGGACATGGGCTACGTGAAGAACATCACGGCCTATTACCGCCAGCGCCTGGACGACATCCTCGAAGGCCGCCCGGACCTGGCCCGCGCCTCCAGCGGCCGCACCGCGCATTTCTTCGTGCCCGACCCGGACAAGACCTTCCACCGCGGCAGCACCGACTACTTCGTTACCGACCGCAAGGTCGATATCGGGGCCTTCGACACCCCGACCTTCACCGGCCTGGCCGTGGGCGTGGTGGAAAAAGTGGGCAAGCGTGACCTGCTGGTGGTCACCCACGAACCCCTCACCAACGGTGACGGCCTCAACGTACAGATCAAGCGCGAAGTGGTGGGTTTCCGCGCCAACATCGCCGAGCCCAAGGGCGAGTTCGAAGAGGACGGCGAAAAGCGCTACCGCTACCGTGTGGAACCCAACGAGATGCCGGCCGACCTGTACAAGGCGCGCCCCAACCACCCGTTGAACCGCAACCTGGACCACAACTGGCAGCAAGCCCTGCAGAAAACCTCTGCCGAGCGTCGCATCGGCCTGGCGTGGAAGGCACAGCTGCGCGAACAGCGCCTGGAACTGACCGCCACCAGCGAAGAAGGCATCTGCGCCAGCGTCGCCCTGGATGGCCCATTCGGCACTGCCAACAAGCCGGACCAGGCGCTGGAGCAACTGCATGACCTGCTCGGCCAACTGGGCACTACACCCTACCACGCCACCGACATCAAGCTGGACGCGCCCCAGGCCTATTTCATTCCCAACTCGCAGCTCAAGGCCCTGCGCCGCGAAGTGATCGATGCCCTGACCGCCGCCCGCGTGGCCGCCCACCCTCGCGGTGGCCGCAAGCCCGAGACCGATCCTGCGCCGGTATACCCTGAGTCGCACCTGTCGTTCCTGGCTAACGTCTACAACCAGAAGGCCCGCGACTTCTACCACCGCCACGGGGTGAAACTGATCGACGCCGCCTACGAGGCCCATGAGGAACCCGGCGAAGTGCCGGTGATGATCACCAAGCACTGCCTGCGTTTCTCCTTCAACCTGTGCCCCAAGCAGGCCAAGGGCGTGACTGGCGTGCGCACCAAGGTCGCCCCCATGCAGCTGATTCACGGCGATGAAGTGCTGACCCTGAAGTTCGATTGCAAGCCCTGCGAGATGCACGTCATCGGCAAGATGAAGGGCCATATCCTCGACTTGGCGCCGCCGGGCAGCAAGAAGAGCGTGGTCGGCCACATCACCCCCGAAGACTTGTTGAAAACCATCCCCCGCGCGCCTCACTGA
- a CDS encoding RidA family protein gives MANSDLTFLPDPDAESISSDVAAFNGILVSTQIPTRADGSLELGSITAQSECTLQALKVALERAGSSLDRVMHLTIYLTDMADRAAFNQVYQRFFAKPWPVRAAVGVASLAVEGMRVEVTAMAAQG, from the coding sequence ATGGCCAACAGCGACCTGACCTTTCTGCCCGACCCTGACGCCGAGTCCATTTCTTCCGACGTGGCCGCTTTCAACGGCATCCTGGTCTCTACCCAGATCCCCACCCGCGCCGACGGCAGCCTGGAACTGGGCAGCATCACGGCGCAGAGCGAATGCACCCTGCAGGCGCTGAAAGTGGCGCTGGAGCGCGCTGGCAGTTCCCTGGACCGGGTGATGCACCTGACCATCTACCTGACCGACATGGCTGACCGCGCGGCGTTCAACCAGGTGTACCAGCGTTTCTTCGCCAAACCCTGGCCGGTACGCGCGGCTGTTGGCGTGGCGTCGCTGGCGGTGGAAGGCATGCGCGTTGAAGTGACCGCGATGGCGGCCCAAGGCTGA
- a CDS encoding TetR/AcrR family transcriptional regulator — MKVSKAQVQANRAHIVETAAALFRERGYDGVSVADLMNAAGFTHGGFYKHFTSKAALMTEAAACGIAQMEARTSQAERSALVRQYLSREHRDAPGGGCVMAALSADAGRQPDEVRQVFADGIERQLAAVAETGGPQARARRIDAMAQLVGAVMLSRACPDDSPLADEILQACCAAALARLAQA; from the coding sequence ATGAAGGTCAGCAAAGCGCAGGTGCAGGCGAACCGCGCCCATATCGTCGAAACCGCCGCCGCCCTGTTCCGCGAACGTGGCTACGACGGTGTGAGTGTGGCCGACTTGATGAACGCGGCCGGTTTCACCCACGGTGGTTTCTACAAGCACTTTACCTCCAAGGCGGCCTTGATGACCGAGGCCGCTGCCTGTGGCATCGCGCAGATGGAGGCCCGCACCTCACAGGCCGAACGCAGCGCCCTGGTGCGCCAGTACCTGTCGCGCGAGCACCGTGATGCTCCGGGGGGTGGTTGCGTGATGGCCGCGCTGTCCGCTGATGCCGGTCGCCAGCCAGACGAGGTCAGGCAAGTGTTTGCCGACGGCATTGAACGCCAGCTGGCGGCGGTGGCCGAAACGGGCGGGCCGCAAGCACGCGCCAGGCGGATCGACGCCATGGCGCAGTTGGTGGGTGCGGTGATGCTGTCAAGGGCGTGCCCGGACGATTCGCCGCTGGCTGATGAAATCCTGCAAGCGTGCTGTGCCGCGGCGTTGGCGAGGTTGGCGCAAGCCTGA
- a CDS encoding SDR family oxidoreductase → MNQPTRSAIVTGASRGIGRAIAMRLAADGFQVAVNYAGNATKAQEVVAAIQASGGRAVAIQADVSQPDDVRRLFASTLEAFGGVDVVVHSAGVMAMAPIAPDSLDAFDQMLKVNLRGAFLVLAEAGRHVRDGGRVIALSSSVIAKSFAQYGPYIASKAGVEGLVRVLANEVRGRRISVNAVAPGPVGTELFLEGKSAEQIAQLSRAAPLERLGEPEDIASVVAFLAGADGGWVNGQVVRANGGFA, encoded by the coding sequence ATGAACCAGCCAACCCGTTCCGCCATCGTCACCGGGGCCTCCCGGGGAATAGGCCGCGCCATTGCCATGCGGCTGGCCGCCGACGGTTTCCAGGTGGCCGTCAATTACGCCGGCAATGCGACGAAGGCGCAGGAGGTCGTTGCCGCCATCCAGGCCAGCGGCGGCCGGGCGGTGGCCATACAGGCCGATGTCAGCCAGCCCGATGATGTGCGACGCCTGTTCGCCAGCACCTTGGAGGCGTTCGGTGGCGTCGATGTGGTGGTACACAGTGCCGGCGTAATGGCGATGGCGCCGATCGCCCCTGACAGCCTTGATGCCTTCGACCAGATGCTGAAGGTCAACCTGCGCGGGGCGTTTCTGGTGCTGGCCGAGGCGGGGCGGCATGTGCGCGACGGTGGCCGGGTGATCGCCCTTTCCAGCAGCGTGATCGCCAAATCATTTGCGCAGTATGGGCCCTACATTGCGTCCAAAGCGGGTGTGGAGGGGCTGGTGCGGGTGCTCGCCAACGAGGTGCGGGGCCGGCGCATCAGTGTCAATGCCGTGGCCCCCGGCCCCGTGGGGACCGAATTGTTCCTGGAAGGCAAGAGCGCAGAGCAGATCGCCCAGTTGAGTCGTGCGGCGCCATTGGAGCGGCTGGGTGAACCCGAGGATATCGCCAGCGTGGTAGCGTTTCTGGCGGGAGCCGACGGCGGTTGGGTGAATGGCCAGGTCGTACGGGCCAACGGTGGCTTCGCCTGA
- a CDS encoding YceI family protein, translating to MNLRSLRASVVATLALTGAPGLEAAAYTQVNPAASTLSFTYQQMGSRVYGTFATFVGTLDFDTARPQAAHAALAIELKSIDAGSDDANRQLQTPAWFDTAAYPVATFESSRVDALGDDRYQITGNLTVRGVTREVSVPVQLKSQGGIGIFEGELVVQRSAFSVGTGEWADTVVSDDIEIRFRMVAPEH from the coding sequence ATGAACCTTCGATCACTGCGTGCAAGTGTCGTTGCCACCCTGGCGCTCACCGGCGCGCCTGGCCTGGAAGCGGCTGCGTACACCCAGGTCAACCCCGCGGCCAGCACGCTGAGCTTTACCTACCAACAGATGGGTTCGCGCGTCTACGGCACCTTCGCTACCTTCGTTGGCACCCTGGATTTCGACACCGCCCGCCCCCAAGCGGCGCACGCGGCGCTGGCCATCGAACTCAAGAGTATCGACGCGGGCAGTGACGACGCCAATCGCCAACTGCAAACCCCTGCGTGGTTCGACACTGCGGCTTACCCGGTAGCGACGTTTGAATCCAGCCGAGTGGACGCGTTGGGCGATGATCGTTATCAGATCACGGGCAACCTCACCGTACGCGGCGTCACCCGTGAAGTCAGCGTACCGGTGCAGCTCAAGTCGCAAGGCGGCATCGGCATCTTCGAGGGTGAGCTGGTGGTCCAGCGCAGCGCGTTCAGCGTGGGCACGGGGGAGTGGGCCGACACAGTCGTGTCGGACGACATCGAGATCCGTTTTCGCATGGTGGCGCCGGAACATTGA
- a CDS encoding OsmC domain/YcaO domain-containing protein produces MEIKVNFLDNLRLEAKFDDFTVVADQPIRYKGDGSAPGPFDYFLASSALCAAYFVKLYCQTRNISTDNIRLSQNNIVDPENRYNQIFKIQVELPADISAKDRQGILRSIDRCTVKKVVQTGPEFVIEDVANLDADAQALLMLNADPQASTYIAGKDLPLEQTIANLSGLLADLGMKIEIASWRNIVPNVWSLHIRDAQSPMCFTNGKGATKEGALASALGEFIERLNCNFFYNDQFWGEDIANAAFVHYPDERWFKPGRKDALPQEILDEYCLGIYNPDGELRGSHLIDTNSGNEARGICSLPFVRQSDGEVVYFPSNLIENLYLSNGMSAGNTLAEAQVQCLSEIFERAVKREILEGEITLPDVPQEVLAKYPGILAGIQGLEEQGFPVLVKDASLGGQFPVMCVTLMNPRTGGVFASFGAHPSFEVALERSLTELLQGRSFEGLNDLPQPTFESQALMEPNNFVEHFIDSSGVVSWRFFSARSNFEFVEWDFSGKGEDSNAEEVQTLMGILEGLGKEVYMAVYDQLGATGCRILVPDYSEIYPVDDLIWDNTNKALFFREDILNLHRLDDDELQALVERLEESELDEYTDITTLIGIEFDDNTAWGQLTVMELKLLIHLALKHYDEAKELVEMFLQYNDNTVERGLFYQALNVALEVELDSDLDMADYEVNFRRMFGDVRMDAVVGSVQGTVRFYGLTPTSMKLEGLDRHQRLIESYRKLHAARARAAGLAS; encoded by the coding sequence ATGGAAATCAAGGTCAACTTTCTCGACAACCTCCGGCTTGAAGCCAAGTTTGATGACTTCACGGTGGTGGCCGATCAGCCGATCCGTTATAAGGGCGACGGCTCTGCACCGGGGCCGTTTGATTATTTCCTGGCCTCCTCGGCCCTGTGCGCGGCTTACTTTGTAAAGTTGTATTGTCAGACCCGCAATATTTCTACCGATAATATCCGGTTGTCACAGAACAATATCGTCGACCCGGAAAACCGTTATAACCAGATTTTCAAGATCCAGGTCGAACTGCCGGCCGACATCTCCGCCAAGGACCGCCAGGGTATCTTGCGCTCCATTGACCGCTGCACCGTCAAGAAAGTGGTACAGACGGGCCCGGAATTCGTCATCGAGGACGTGGCGAACCTCGACGCCGATGCCCAGGCGCTGCTGATGCTGAACGCCGATCCCCAGGCCAGCACCTATATCGCTGGCAAGGACCTGCCGCTGGAACAGACCATCGCCAACCTGTCGGGGCTGCTGGCCGACCTGGGCATGAAGATCGAGATCGCCTCCTGGCGCAATATCGTGCCCAACGTATGGTCGCTGCACATCCGCGACGCCCAATCGCCGATGTGCTTCACCAACGGCAAGGGCGCCACCAAGGAAGGTGCGTTGGCATCGGCCCTGGGTGAATTCATCGAACGCCTGAACTGCAACTTTTTCTACAACGACCAGTTCTGGGGTGAAGACATCGCCAACGCGGCGTTCGTGCATTACCCCGACGAGCGCTGGTTCAAGCCGGGCCGCAAGGACGCGCTGCCCCAGGAGATTCTCGACGAGTATTGCCTGGGCATCTACAACCCCGACGGTGAACTGCGCGGCTCGCACCTGATCGACACCAACTCGGGCAACGAGGCGCGGGGTATCTGCTCGCTGCCGTTCGTGCGCCAGTCGGACGGTGAGGTGGTGTATTTCCCCTCCAACCTGATCGAGAACCTGTACCTGAGCAACGGCATGAGCGCCGGCAACACCCTGGCTGAAGCCCAGGTGCAGTGCCTGTCGGAGATTTTCGAACGGGCCGTGAAGCGCGAGATTCTCGAAGGCGAGATCACCCTGCCCGATGTGCCTCAGGAGGTACTGGCCAAGTACCCGGGGATTCTGGCCGGCATCCAGGGCCTGGAAGAGCAGGGCTTCCCGGTGCTGGTAAAGGATGCATCGTTGGGCGGTCAATTCCCGGTGATGTGCGTGACCTTGATGAACCCGCGCACGGGTGGGGTGTTTGCTTCGTTCGGCGCTCACCCAAGCTTCGAAGTGGCGCTGGAGCGCAGCCTCACCGAGCTGCTCCAGGGCCGCAGCTTCGAGGGCCTGAACGACCTGCCGCAGCCGACCTTCGAAAGCCAGGCGTTGATGGAACCGAACAACTTCGTCGAGCACTTCATCGACTCCAGCGGCGTGGTGTCGTGGCGTTTCTTCAGCGCCAGGTCGAACTTCGAATTCGTTGAATGGGATTTCTCCGGCAAAGGCGAAGACTCCAACGCCGAGGAAGTCCAGACGCTGATGGGCATCCTCGAAGGCCTGGGCAAGGAAGTCTACATGGCGGTCTACGACCAGTTGGGCGCCACTGGTTGCCGCATCCTGGTGCCTGACTATTCGGAGATCTACCCGGTCGATGACCTGATCTGGGACAACACCAACAAGGCGCTGTTCTTCCGTGAGGATATCCTCAACCTGCACCGCCTGGACGACGATGAACTGCAGGCGCTGGTTGAACGCCTGGAAGAGAGTGAGCTGGACGAGTACACCGATATCACCACGCTGATCGGTATCGAGTTCGACGACAACACCGCGTGGGGCCAGTTGACTGTCATGGAGCTGAAGCTGCTGATCCACCTGGCGCTCAAGCATTACGATGAAGCCAAGGAACTGGTGGAAATGTTCCTGCAGTACAACGACAACACCGTGGAGCGAGGCTTGTTCTACCAGGCCTTGAACGTGGCGCTGGAAGTGGAACTGGACAGCGACTTGGACATGGCCGACTACGAGGTCAACTTCCGCCGCATGTTCGGTGACGTGCGCATGGATGCAGTGGTGGGTTCGGTGCAAGGCACTGTGCGGTTCTACGGGCTGACGCCCACCAGCATGAAACTGGAAGGGCTGGACCGCCATCAGCGCTTGATCGAAAGCTACCGGAAGCTGCATGCGGCGCGCGCTCGGGCCGCAGGCCTGGCAAGCTGA
- a CDS encoding SDR family NAD(P)-dependent oxidoreductase encodes MSKLPAVLITGASSGIGATYAERFAARGHDLVLVARDQTRLDELAARLREANGIRVDVVQADLTQPDDLARVEQRLREDTRIGVLVNNAGVGQPGGFLQQTAASIDGLVGLNITALTRLAAAIAPRLAEAGKGAIVNIGSVVGLAPELNMAVYGASKAYVLFLSQGLHLELGPRGVYVQAVLPAATRTEIWERSGMDIDALPEVMEVGDLVDAALTGYDRRELVTIPPLHVAERWDALDGARRLLLSDLRQAQPAERYRSAS; translated from the coding sequence ATGAGCAAGCTTCCCGCGGTTCTGATCACCGGCGCTTCAAGCGGCATTGGCGCCACCTATGCCGAGCGGTTCGCCGCAAGGGGCCATGACCTGGTGTTGGTGGCCCGTGACCAGACGCGCCTCGATGAGCTCGCCGCGCGACTGCGTGAAGCAAATGGCATCCGCGTCGACGTCGTCCAGGCCGACCTCACCCAACCCGACGACTTGGCCAGGGTGGAGCAGCGCCTGCGCGAGGACACGCGTATCGGCGTGCTGGTCAACAACGCTGGCGTGGGCCAGCCCGGTGGCTTCCTGCAACAGACCGCCGCCAGCATCGATGGCCTGGTCGGCCTCAACATCACGGCGTTGACGCGTCTGGCAGCGGCGATCGCCCCTCGGCTTGCCGAAGCGGGCAAGGGTGCCATCGTCAACATTGGTTCGGTGGTGGGCTTGGCCCCGGAGCTGAACATGGCCGTGTATGGGGCGAGCAAGGCTTACGTGCTCTTCCTCTCTCAAGGCTTGCACCTGGAACTGGGGCCCAGGGGGGTCTATGTCCAGGCGGTGCTGCCAGCGGCTACCCGCACCGAGATCTGGGAACGCTCGGGCATGGACATCGATGCACTGCCGGAAGTGATGGAGGTCGGCGACCTGGTAGATGCGGCGCTGACAGGCTATGACCGGCGCGAGTTGGTGACCATCCCGCCACTGCATGTGGCCGAGCGTTGGGACGCGCTGGACGGCGCGCGCCGGCTGTTGTTGTCGGACCTGCGCCAGGCGCAGCCGGCCGAGCGGTATCGCAGCGCCTCCTGA
- a CDS encoding TonB-dependent siderophore receptor has translation MSALAPALADEASEKQQHGPATTLELGATAVSTTELGSTTEGSDSYTTGIMSTATKLPLSLRETPQAVTVITRQRMDDQAMTSINDVVQATPGLFLNFSNGPGRQSYTSRGFDVDNLMYDGIPSGYNGVSVGAQPNLAMFDRVEVVRGATGLVTGAGNPSAAINLVRKRPLAEQALTLTGAAGSWDDYRGEVDASSPLNDSGTLRGRVVASYRDANSFIDDVQERHDLFYAVTEADLSEDTTLTLGFSHQKDKTNYFWGSAMIGQDGHHLDLPRSYNPGTPWEDKDQEINTVFAEVRQRLANDWKLQVNANYAEQNALFSGSYQSRWVNNTLARTVYQAAYDENQAGIDAFASGPFEAFGRTHELVVGASKRIYDMTSHAYSPYDMNWPLNAGKPNFVHSGNTRDVTTQDGVYMTTRLSLADPLKLILGGRLDWYDYDNRDGDGDYKVTRNVTRYAGLIYDLDEHHSVYVSYSDIFTPQTAKDTSGTPVKPIVGKNYEVGIKGEYFDGALNASLALFRVDQQNRAVAITVPNCPQATCSEASGEVRSQGVDLELQGALTENWQVGGGYTYARVHTLKDAANPQNVNQRFDTDVPEHLFKLTTRYQFQGALKDLRVGGTLSWQSRLYNDIQVPDGSVHRLEQGAYAVTDLMAGYRVNRHLDLQLNANNIFDRTYYTTIANSVDYGGDSYGTPRNLMMTARYSF, from the coding sequence ATGTCCGCCCTGGCGCCGGCGCTTGCCGACGAGGCCAGCGAAAAACAGCAGCATGGCCCCGCCACGACCCTGGAACTGGGGGCGACGGCGGTCAGTACCACTGAACTTGGCAGCACTACCGAAGGCTCCGACTCCTACACCACCGGCATCATGTCAACCGCGACAAAATTGCCGCTGTCCCTGCGCGAAACGCCCCAGGCTGTCACGGTGATCACCCGCCAGCGCATGGACGACCAGGCCATGACCAGCATCAACGACGTGGTCCAGGCCACGCCGGGGCTGTTCCTCAATTTTTCCAATGGTCCGGGGAGGCAGTCTTACACATCGCGCGGTTTCGACGTCGACAACCTCATGTACGACGGCATTCCCAGCGGCTACAACGGTGTGTCGGTAGGTGCGCAGCCGAACCTGGCGATGTTCGACCGGGTCGAGGTCGTGCGTGGCGCCACCGGCCTGGTGACCGGTGCCGGCAACCCCTCGGCCGCCATCAACCTGGTGCGCAAGCGGCCGTTGGCCGAACAGGCCCTGACGCTCACCGGTGCGGCCGGCAGCTGGGACGACTACCGCGGCGAAGTAGACGCTTCCAGCCCGCTCAATGATAGCGGTACGCTGCGCGGCCGTGTGGTGGCGTCCTACCGCGACGCCAACAGCTTCATCGATGATGTGCAGGAACGCCACGACCTGTTCTACGCGGTCACCGAGGCCGATCTGAGCGAGGACACCACCCTGACCCTCGGCTTCTCCCACCAGAAGGACAAGACCAATTACTTCTGGGGTTCCGCCATGATCGGCCAGGACGGCCACCACCTCGACCTGCCGCGCTCCTACAACCCCGGCACTCCATGGGAAGACAAGGACCAGGAAATCAACACGGTGTTCGCCGAGGTCCGCCAGCGTCTGGCCAACGACTGGAAGTTGCAGGTCAATGCCAACTACGCCGAGCAGAACGCGCTGTTCTCCGGGTCCTATCAGTCGCGGTGGGTCAACAACACCCTGGCGCGCACGGTGTACCAGGCCGCCTATGACGAGAACCAGGCGGGTATCGACGCATTCGCCAGCGGTCCCTTCGAAGCCTTCGGGCGTACCCATGAACTGGTGGTCGGTGCCAGCAAGCGCATCTACGACATGACGTCCCACGCCTACAGCCCCTACGACATGAACTGGCCGCTCAACGCGGGCAAGCCGAACTTCGTCCATAGCGGCAACACCCGCGACGTCACCACCCAGGACGGCGTGTACATGACCACCCGCCTGAGCCTGGCCGATCCACTCAAGCTCATCCTCGGCGGGCGGCTGGACTGGTATGACTATGACAACCGCGATGGCGACGGCGACTACAAGGTAACCCGCAACGTCACCCGCTATGCCGGCCTGATCTACGACCTGGACGAGCACCACTCGGTCTACGTCAGCTACAGCGACATCTTCACCCCGCAGACGGCCAAGGATACCTCCGGCACCCCGGTAAAACCCATCGTGGGCAAGAACTACGAGGTGGGCATCAAGGGTGAATATTTCGACGGCGCGCTGAACGCGAGCCTCGCGCTGTTTCGCGTCGACCAGCAAAACCGCGCGGTAGCGATCACCGTACCGAACTGCCCGCAGGCCACCTGTTCCGAGGCCTCGGGCGAGGTGCGCAGCCAGGGTGTCGACCTGGAGCTGCAAGGCGCGCTGACCGAGAACTGGCAAGTCGGCGGTGGTTATACCTACGCCCGCGTGCACACCCTCAAGGACGCTGCCAACCCGCAAAACGTGAACCAGCGGTTCGACACGGACGTGCCGGAGCATCTGTTCAAGCTGACCACCCGCTATCAATTCCAGGGCGCCCTGAAAGACCTGCGGGTAGGCGGTACCCTGAGCTGGCAAAGCCGCCTGTACAACGATATCCAAGTGCCCGACGGCAGCGTCCATCGCCTGGAACAAGGTGCCTACGCGGTCACCGACCTGATGGCCGGCTACCGGGTCAATCGGCACCTGGACCTGCAACTCAACGCCAACAACATCTTCGACCGCACGTACTACACCACCATCGCCAATTCGGTGGACTACGGCGGCGACAGTTACGGCACCCCGCGCAACCTGATGATGACGGCGCGCTACAGCTTCTGA
- a CDS encoding LysR family transcriptional regulator has product MDRFDAMQLFTRIVELGSFTEAASALTVPRATATHAIKQLEQRLGARLLDRTTRHVSPTLDGLAFYDRCKRLLADLEDAETALSTQVGNPHGTLRLDLHGAHATAIILPCISEFRARYPHIDLVISSGDRLVDLVKEGIDCVIRAGQPGDSSLVARKLADMPQIICASPQYLREHGEPRHPAELEGHAGIGFFSRGHEHRYPFTVVIEGVVSEFQASGWITVSDSECYLAAALAGCGLIQVPRFRLEDHLKAGRLVQVLPQWACPDLPVSAMYPFHRQLSPRVRVFIDWARELYTERFGVLVPLGE; this is encoded by the coding sequence ATGGACCGTTTCGACGCCATGCAGCTGTTCACCCGCATCGTCGAGCTGGGCAGTTTCACCGAAGCGGCCAGCGCCCTGACCGTGCCCCGCGCCACGGCCACCCACGCCATCAAGCAGCTTGAGCAGCGTCTGGGCGCGCGGCTGCTGGACCGCACCACCCGCCACGTGAGCCCTACCCTGGACGGCCTGGCGTTCTACGACCGCTGCAAACGCTTGCTGGCCGACCTGGAAGACGCCGAGACGGCCCTCAGCACCCAGGTCGGCAACCCGCACGGCACCTTGCGCCTGGACCTTCACGGCGCCCATGCCACGGCAATCATCCTGCCGTGCATCAGTGAGTTTCGCGCACGCTACCCGCACATCGACCTGGTGATCAGCAGCGGCGACCGCCTGGTCGATCTGGTCAAGGAAGGCATCGACTGCGTGATCCGCGCTGGCCAGCCGGGAGATTCGTCGCTGGTAGCGCGGAAACTCGCCGACATGCCGCAGATCATCTGCGCCAGCCCGCAGTACCTGCGTGAGCACGGCGAACCCCGTCACCCGGCCGAGCTGGAGGGGCACGCGGGTATCGGCTTCTTTTCCCGGGGACACGAGCACCGGTATCCCTTCACCGTCGTCATCGAAGGGGTTGTCAGCGAATTCCAGGCCAGCGGCTGGATCACCGTGAGCGACTCGGAATGCTACCTGGCGGCCGCGCTGGCCGGTTGCGGGTTGATCCAGGTACCACGCTTCCGGCTGGAAGACCACCTCAAGGCTGGCCGCCTGGTGCAGGTGCTGCCGCAGTGGGCCTGCCCGGACCTGCCCGTGTCGGCGATGTACCCCTTTCATCGCCAGCTGTCACCGCGGGTCAGGGTATTCATCGACTGGGCGCGGGAACTGTACACCGAGCGATTCGGCGTGCTGGTCCCGCTCGGCGAATGA